A region from the Biomphalaria glabrata chromosome 14, xgBioGlab47.1, whole genome shotgun sequence genome encodes:
- the LOC129922713 gene encoding mucin-12-like, translating to MLSIQLSTAFLHAAVHRLSPRSCPPPFSTLLSTTFLHAAVHHLSPHCCPPPFSTQRSTAFLHTAVHHLSPRSCQTPFSTLLSTTFLHTAVHHLSPRSGPPPFSTLLSTTFLHTAAHRLSPHCCPPPFSTQLPTAFLHTAVHHLSPRSCQTPFSTLLSTTFLHTAVHRLSPHCCPPPFSTQLSTAFLHTAVHRLSPRSCPPPFSTLLSTTFLHAAVKRLSPHSCPPPFSTQLSNTFLHTAVKRLSPHSCPPPFSTQLSNAFLHTAAHHLSPHSCPPPFSTQLSNAFLHTAAHHLSPRSCQTPFSTQLSTTFLHTAVKRLSPHSCPPPFSTQLSNAFLQAAVHHLSPHSCQTPFSTQLSTTFLHAAVKRLSPHSCPPPFSTQLSNAFLHTAVHHLSPRSCQTPFSTQLSTTFLHTAVHRLSPHCCPPPFSTQLSNAFLHTAVHHLSPHSCQTPFSTQLSTTFLHTAVKRLSPHSCPPPFSTQLSTTFLHTAVHRLSPHSCPPPFSTQLSNAFLHTAVNHLSPQSCQTPFSTQLSNGFLHTAVHRLSPGSCPPPFSTQLSTVFLHTAVNRLSPGSCPPPFSTQLSNAFLHAAVHHLSPRSCQTPFSTQLSTTFLHAAVKRLSPHSCPPPFSTQLPTTFLHAAAHRLSPHRPTTFLHAAFHRLSPHSCPPPFFTQLPTAFLHTAAHHLSTCSCPPQLSTDFLHTAVQRLSPHSCPPPFSTQLPTAFLHTAAHHLSPCSCPPIFSTQLSNGFLHAAVHRLSPGSCPPHFSTQLSTAFLHTAVQRLSPHSCPPPFSTQLPTAFLHTAAHHLSPCSCPPPFSTQLSNGFLHTAVHRLSPGSCPPPFSTQLSTVFLHTAVNRLSPHKIPPPFSTQLSTAILHTAVHRLSPQEGTAGANTARDQ from the coding sequence ATGCTGTCCATACAGCTGTCCACCGCCTTTCTCCACGCAGCTGTCCACCGCCTTTCTCCACGCAGCTGTCCACCGCCTTTCTCCACACTGCTGTCCACCACCTTTCTCCACGCAGCTGTCCACCACCTTTCTCCACACTGCTGTCCACCACCTTTCTCCACGCAGCGGTCCACCGCCTTTCTCCACACTGCTGTCCACCACCTTTCTCCACGCAGCTGTCAAACGCCTTTCTCCACACTGCTGTCCACCACCTTTCTCCACACTGCTGTCCACCACCTTTCTCCACGCAGCGGTCCACCGCCTTTCTCCACACTGCTGTCCACCACCTTTCTCCACACTGCTGCCCACCGCCTTTCTCCACACTGCTGTCCACCACCTTTCTCCACACAGCTGCCCACCGCCTTTCTCCACACTGCTGTCCACCACCTTTCTCCACGCAGCTGTCAAACGCCTTTCTCCACACTGCTGTCCACCACCTTTCTCCACACTGCTGTCCACCGCCTTTCTCCACACTGCTGTCCACCACCTTTCTCCACGCAGCTGTCCACCGCCTTTCTCCACACTGCTGTCCACCGCCTTTCTCCACGCAGCTGTCCACCGCCTTTCTCCACACTGCTGTCCACCACCTTTCTCCACGCAGCTGTCAAACGCCTTTCTCCACACAGCTGCCCACCACCTTTCTCCACACAGCTGTCAAACACCTTTCTCCACACAGCTGTCAAACGCCTTTCTCCACACAGCTGTCCACCACCTTTCTCCACGCAGCTGTCAAACGCCTTTCTCCACACAGCTGCCCACCACCTTTCTCCACACAGCTGTCCACCACCTTTCTCCACGCAGCTGTCAAACGCGTTTCTCCACACAGCTGCCCACCACCTTTCTCCACGCAGCTGTCAAACGCCTTTCTCCACACAGCTGTCCACCACCTTTCTCCATACAGCTGTCAAACGCCTTTCTCCACACAGCTGTCCACCACCTTTCTCCACGCAGCTGTCAAACGCCTTTCTCCAGGCAGCTGTCCACCACCTTTCTCCACACAGCTGTCAAACGCCTTTCTCCACGCAGCTGTCCACCACCTTTCTCCACGCAGCTGTCAAACGCCTTTCTCCACACAGCTGTCCACCACCTTTCTCCACGCAGCTGTCAAACGCCTTTCTCCACACAGCTGTCCACCACCTTTCTCCACGCAGCTGTCAAACGCCTTTCTCCACACAGCTGTCCACCACCTTTCTCCACACTGCTGTCCACCGCCTTTCTCCACACTGCTGTCCACCACCTTTCTCCACGCAGCTGTCAAACGCCTTTCTCCACACAGCTGTCCACCACCTTTCTCCACACAGCTGTCAAACGCCTTTCTCCACACAGCTGTCCACCACCTTTCTCCACACAGCTGTCAAACGCCTTTCTCCACACAGCTGTCCACCACCTTTCTCCACACAGCTGTCCACCACCTTTCTCCACACAGCTGTCCACCGCCTTTCTCCACACAGCTGCCCACCACCTTTCTCCACGCAGCTGTCAAACGCCTTTCTCCACACAGCTGTCAACCACCTTTCTCCACAAAGCTGTCAAACGCCTTTCTCCACACAGCTGTCCAACGGCTTTCTCCACACAGCTGTCCATCGCCTTTCTCCAGGCAGCTGTCCACCACCTTTCTCCACGCAGCTGTCCACCGTCTTTCTCCACACAGCTGTCAACCGCCTTTCTCCAGGCAGCTGTCCACCACCTTTCTCCACACAGCTGTCAAACGCCTTTCTCCACGCAGCTGTCCACCACCTTTCTCCACGCAGCTGTCAAACGCCTTTCTCCACACAGCTGTCCACCACCTTTCTCCACGCAGCTGTCAAACGCCTTTCTCCACACAGCTGTCCACCACCTTTCTCCACACAGCTGCCCACCACCTTTCTCCATGCAGCTGCCCACCGCCTTTCTCCACACAGGCCAACCACCTTTCTCCATGCAGCTTTCCATCGCCTTTCTCCACACAGCTGCCCACCACCTTTCTTCACACAGCTGCCCACCGCCTTTCTCCACACAGCTGCCCACCACCTTTCTACATGCAGCTGTCCACCGCAGCTGTCCACCGATTTTCTCCACACAGCTGTCCAACGCCTTTCTCCACACAGCTGCCCACCGCCTTTCTCCACACAGCTGCCCACCGCCTTTCTCCACACAGCTGCCCACCACCTTTCTCCATGCAGCTGTCCACCGATTTTCTCCACACAGCTGTCCAACGGCTTTCTCCACGCAGCTGTCCACCGCCTTTCTCCAGGCAGCTGTCCACCGCATTTCTCCACACAGCTGTCCACCGCCTTTCTCCACACAGCTGTCCAACGCCTTTCTCCACACAGCTGTCCACCGCCTTTCTCCACACAGCTGCCCACCGCCTTTCTCCACACAGCTGCCCACCACCTTTCTCCATGCAGCTGTCCACCGCCTTTCTCCACACAGCTGTCCAACGGCTTTCTCCACACAGCTGTCCACCGCCTTTCTCCAGGCAGCTGTCCACCACCTTTCTCCACGCAGCTGTCCACCGTCTTTCTCCACACAGCTGTCAACCGCCTTTCTCCACACAAAATTCCACCACCTTTCTCCACACAGCTGTCCACCGCTATTCTCCACACAGCTGTCCACCGCCTTTCTCCACAGGAAGGAACGGCAGGTGCCAATACAGCTAGGGATCAGTAG